A window of the Vicinamibacteria bacterium genome harbors these coding sequences:
- a CDS encoding mechanosensitive ion channel family protein, with translation MDNSRFERILCSSRSDVSLTIASCWLVLLVSGPPLHAMQNEPDARLPADWEVTDASIAERLNAIYAEIEAWNAIDASVARGVVTLDGEVFSSAAAEDAAALAERIDGVLLVRNQVAIATDLESRFAPAGERLTRRVFDFVAWLPVLVVAVGIVLLFVWLSRLAATRSWIDRRLSSNPFLADISRQLIRIAILLLGIILALELLDATALVGAVLGTAGVAGLAIGFAFKDIVENYIASILLSVRQPFAPNDHIVVDGQDGKVVRLTSRATILLTMDGNHLRIPNAAVFKSTILNYTKNPLRRFDFAVGVGTEDEIGTARRLGIEGLTRLESVMDEPEPWAVVETLGDSNVLVRFFGWVDQTAHDFLKVRSAALVAVKTALDDAGIEMPEPIFRVRTVAIETPVHRRRSRPSSGEDVDEMDVAADREIERQAAADRSAGGEDLLSTRAPQE, from the coding sequence ATGGATAACTCTCGATTCGAGCGGATTCTCTGCAGCTCTCGTTCCGACGTTTCGCTGACGATAGCGAGCTGCTGGCTCGTCCTCCTGGTCTCGGGCCCTCCTCTCCACGCGATGCAGAACGAACCGGATGCTCGGCTCCCCGCCGATTGGGAGGTCACGGACGCTTCGATCGCCGAACGCCTCAATGCCATCTACGCGGAGATCGAAGCCTGGAATGCGATCGACGCAAGCGTTGCCCGAGGTGTCGTGACGCTCGACGGTGAAGTTTTCTCATCGGCGGCCGCCGAGGATGCCGCGGCATTGGCGGAGCGCATCGACGGAGTGCTCCTGGTGCGCAATCAGGTCGCCATCGCCACGGATCTGGAGAGTCGATTCGCTCCGGCGGGGGAGCGGCTGACACGGCGCGTTTTCGACTTTGTCGCTTGGCTTCCGGTGCTTGTGGTGGCTGTCGGGATTGTATTGCTGTTTGTCTGGCTCTCCCGCCTAGCCGCCACCCGCTCTTGGATTGACCGCCGCCTGTCTTCTAATCCCTTTCTCGCGGACATTTCCCGCCAGCTGATTCGCATCGCTATTCTGCTGCTCGGGATCATTCTGGCCCTCGAGCTGCTGGATGCCACCGCCCTTGTGGGAGCCGTTCTCGGAACGGCGGGGGTGGCAGGGCTCGCCATCGGCTTCGCGTTCAAAGACATCGTCGAGAATTACATCGCCAGTATCCTACTCAGCGTGCGACAGCCGTTCGCGCCCAACGACCACATCGTCGTCGATGGACAGGATGGCAAGGTCGTCCGACTCACCTCCCGCGCTACGATTCTGCTGACTATGGACGGCAACCACTTGCGAATCCCGAACGCCGCCGTATTCAAATCGACCATCTTGAACTACACGAAAAACCCGCTCCGTCGCTTCGACTTCGCAGTCGGCGTCGGAACAGAGGACGAGATTGGGACCGCCCGGCGCCTCGGCATCGAGGGCTTGACCCGGCTCGAGAGCGTGATGGACGAGCCGGAGCCTTGGGCCGTCGTCGAGACACTGGGCGACTCCAACGTTCTGGTCCGATTCTTCGGCTGGGTGGATCAGACGGCCCACGACTTTCTCAAGGTTCGAAGTGCCGCGTTGGTCGCCGTCAAGACCGCACTGGACGATGCCGGGATTGAAATGCCGGAGCCCATCTTTCGGGTGCGGACGGTTGCCATCGAGACACCGGTGCACCGACGACGATCGAGACCTTCCTCTGGAGAGGATGTCGACGAAATGGATGTCGCCGCCGATCGGGAGATCGAGCGCCAAGCGGCGGCCGACCGAAGCGCCGGAGGTGAGGACCTGCTGAGCACTCGTGCACCACAGGAATAA